A window of the Deltaproteobacteria bacterium genome harbors these coding sequences:
- a CDS encoding arginine N-succinyltransferase has translation MSFLIRPASLPDTGDLLRLSSSLSARGFLTLPADTKGIEHLIKLSSRSFSNQLDDRDEGEYLFVLRDKDQEKIIGCSLIIARHGTPESPHNYFEVLKVQKAYRRLNKVFKHQILRLRLDAEGSTELGGLILDPAYRGHPEKLGKQISFVRFLYIHRHPEKFMDRLLVELLPPLTPDGKSLFWESLGRKFTEVDYHEADRISREDKSFITSLFPEGDLYANFLPDEARALIGEVGPETKPVAKMLEEIGFTYLSQIDPFDGGPHYGAMKQSIKIDKVESLFNKSSLKIEID, from the coding sequence ATGAGCTTTCTCATCCGACCTGCCAGCTTGCCAGATACCGGGGATCTTCTCCGTCTCTCGTCATCCCTCTCAGCCAGAGGTTTCCTGACCCTCCCTGCGGATACGAAGGGGATTGAACATCTGATCAAGCTTTCCAGCCGATCCTTTTCCAACCAGTTGGATGACAGAGATGAAGGGGAATACCTTTTTGTTTTGCGAGATAAAGATCAGGAAAAGATTATCGGATGCTCACTGATCATTGCCCGTCATGGAACTCCGGAGTCACCCCACAACTATTTTGAGGTGCTCAAGGTTCAGAAGGCATATCGACGTCTGAACAAGGTCTTCAAGCACCAAATCTTGCGACTCCGCCTCGATGCGGAGGGGAGTACCGAGCTGGGTGGCTTGATCCTCGATCCCGCCTATCGGGGCCACCCCGAAAAATTGGGGAAACAGATCTCTTTCGTAAGATTTCTGTACATTCATCGTCACCCCGAAAAATTTATGGATCGTCTGCTCGTCGAACTCCTCCCTCCACTCACGCCGGATGGGAAGTCACTTTTTTGGGAATCACTTGGCAGGAAGTTTACGGAAGTCGATTATCATGAAGCGGACCGTATTTCTCGAGAGGACAAAAGCTTCATCACCTCTCTCTTTCCTGAAGGAGATCTCTACGCTAACTTTTTGCCGGATGAGGCTCGTGCACTGATCGGTGAAGTCGGCCCAGAAACAAAACCGGTAGCCAAGATGTTAGAGGAGATCGGATTCACCTATCTTAGTCAGATCGATCCGTTTGATGGAGGTCCACATTACGGCGCGATGAAACAGTCGATCAAGATCGACAAGGTTGAATCCCTTTTTAACAAAAGTTCACTGAAGATAGAAATCGATTAA
- a CDS encoding deoxyhypusine synthase family protein — MSRNGTAPEIESLPLIHLKDPIKKKEKKNILSEEIRPIDLEKTKTIADLIEAFGGMSIQARRIGQCAEVLRNLYADKDRPTVFLGLAGPLIAAGLRKVIRDMIAYGLVDVVVSTGAIIYQDVYQARGYRHYKGSPNADDAKLRDHYIDRIYDTYVDEEKFWETDCWVGKFADTLPPGNYSSRAFLEKLGSVLKDEDSFLATAVKKGVPVFAPAINDSSIGIGLTEHYHRCSQEGRKGLSIDSIRDNYELTQIVEKSKKTAAFYVAGGVPKNYINDSVVMCYIFGRETGGHTYALQITTDVPHWGGLSGSTLEEATSWGKINAKSTRAMAFVEPSVALPLLVGYCLQKELTKNRKSLLLQWEKDRLNTLKVSP, encoded by the coding sequence ATGTCGCGAAACGGCACAGCACCTGAGATAGAAAGTTTACCGCTGATTCATCTCAAAGATCCCATCAAGAAGAAGGAAAAGAAAAATATCCTCTCGGAAGAGATTCGACCGATCGATCTTGAAAAAACAAAAACGATCGCCGATCTGATCGAGGCGTTCGGAGGGATGTCGATCCAGGCGAGGCGGATCGGTCAGTGTGCGGAGGTGCTGCGGAATCTCTATGCCGACAAGGATCGGCCCACTGTCTTTCTGGGACTTGCGGGTCCCTTGATCGCTGCCGGTTTAAGAAAAGTGATCCGTGACATGATTGCGTATGGTCTCGTCGATGTCGTCGTCTCTACAGGGGCGATCATCTATCAGGATGTTTATCAGGCGCGTGGTTACCGTCATTATAAAGGATCCCCAAACGCTGACGACGCCAAGCTGCGGGATCATTATATTGACCGCATTTACGACACCTACGTCGATGAGGAAAAATTTTGGGAGACCGATTGTTGGGTCGGGAAATTTGCCGACACACTTCCTCCGGGCAATTACTCCTCACGAGCCTTCCTGGAAAAGCTTGGTTCCGTCTTGAAAGACGAGGACTCTTTCTTGGCAACCGCTGTCAAAAAAGGAGTTCCCGTTTTTGCGCCGGCCATCAATGATTCCTCGATCGGGATCGGACTGACCGAACATTACCATCGTTGTTCTCAAGAGGGGCGCAAGGGACTTTCGATTGATTCGATTCGTGATAACTACGAACTCACCCAGATTGTTGAGAAATCCAAAAAGACCGCCGCCTTTTATGTCGCCGGGGGGGTCCCGAAGAACTATATTAATGATAGCGTCGTCATGTGCTACATCTTTGGCCGTGAGACTGGAGGTCATACCTATGCCCTCCAAATCACGACCGATGTCCCACATTGGGGTGGGCTCTCTGGAAGCACACTCGAAGAGGCGACCTCGTGGGGAAAGATCAATGCGAAATCAACCCGCGCGATGGCGTTTGTGGAACCGTCCGTCGCCCTCCCCCTGCTGGTCGGATATTGCCTCCAAAAAGAGCTGACCAAAAATCGAAAATCGCTCCTGCTGCAGTGGGAAAAAGACAGGCTAAATACCTTGAAAGTTTCTCCTTAA
- a CDS encoding nucleotidyltransferase domain-containing protein, with amino-acid sequence MIFSNFLDEILGTKMKVNILRKLAAGNPLSGRQIAIQIGMGVWSCHQALKELLNTGVLELTHAGKSFLYKMNKGSYLVREILVPLFQKEKDAFHHFMEKILHPLKPLAESVILFGSVARGNETTFSGIDILVVVSDEEGKSDVQRILAQKRLPLLTEFGGNLLVPYVLSVSELRNKISQNHPLMGKIYSEGKLLFGRGIEEYRNDTARS; translated from the coding sequence ATGATCTTCTCGAATTTCCTCGATGAGATTTTGGGAACAAAGATGAAGGTCAATATCTTGAGGAAGCTTGCTGCTGGCAACCCCCTCTCGGGGCGTCAGATTGCGATCCAGATAGGGATGGGGGTGTGGTCCTGTCATCAGGCTCTGAAAGAACTCCTGAACACAGGGGTTCTTGAACTCACGCATGCTGGCAAGAGTTTTCTCTATAAAATGAATAAGGGTTCCTACCTTGTTCGAGAGATCCTGGTCCCACTTTTTCAAAAAGAGAAAGATGCCTTTCATCACTTCATGGAGAAGATTCTTCATCCGCTCAAACCTCTTGCCGAATCGGTGATCCTCTTTGGGAGTGTCGCCAGGGGTAACGAGACCACTTTTTCCGGCATCGATATTTTGGTGGTTGTCTCAGACGAAGAGGGGAAGAGCGATGTTCAGCGGATCCTGGCCCAAAAAAGGCTTCCCCTCCTGACGGAATTTGGAGGGAATCTCCTTGTCCCTTATGTTCTGAGCGTTTCTGAATTAAGAAACAAGATCTCCCAAAATCACCCCCTTATGGGCAAAATATATAGTGAAGGGAAACTCCTTTTTGGGAGGGGAATAGAGGAATACAGAAATGATACGGCCCGTTCTTAG
- a CDS encoding porin, which translates to MLLVSVVLLTPAFAADEGSTSFWEKTKVMGSVDVNYNYNFNRPTTTAAAAAANGYRVFDVNPNTFNIGLVDIALENSPADWVTFRTDLDFGRNATFFHAAGFGAATDVFDLQQAYVALKANQVGNGLGFKIGKFVTLHGMEVIEAASNYNISRGLLFNYAIPFTHTGVVATYPFSDMVSLDLGIVNGWNNVLDNNNGKTAHGMLTVKPNDEWTFLLGGTFGPETAGNDRTIRSLLDTSLIYKPMEDWTLALNYNWARDGGFAAGGSNGAADWQGLAAYADWKATDMFGLTLRTEYFDDDVGALGAVGAGATASGKLFEGTLTSHTYLMEGLDLRFEFRHDQGNNNSFLRGTGAVRKFQDTIASQLVYSF; encoded by the coding sequence ATGCTCTTGGTAAGCGTGGTCCTTCTAACACCGGCTTTCGCTGCTGATGAAGGCTCGACCTCATTCTGGGAAAAGACGAAGGTGATGGGGTCGGTTGATGTGAATTATAACTACAATTTTAACCGTCCAACCACCACGGCGGCCGCTGCCGCAGCCAACGGATATCGCGTCTTTGATGTAAATCCCAATACCTTTAATATAGGTCTCGTTGACATCGCGTTGGAAAATTCCCCGGCCGATTGGGTCACCTTCCGAACCGATCTCGATTTTGGGCGTAATGCCACCTTCTTCCATGCTGCCGGCTTTGGGGCAGCGACCGATGTCTTTGATCTCCAACAGGCTTATGTAGCGCTCAAGGCTAACCAGGTCGGAAATGGACTTGGGTTTAAGATCGGGAAGTTTGTGACCCTGCATGGGATGGAGGTGATCGAGGCCGCTTCAAATTACAATATTTCACGAGGCCTGCTCTTTAATTACGCGATCCCATTTACACACACAGGGGTCGTCGCGACTTATCCTTTCTCCGATATGGTCTCCCTCGATCTCGGTATTGTTAATGGGTGGAACAATGTCCTCGATAACAACAACGGAAAGACCGCCCACGGGATGCTGACCGTAAAACCAAATGATGAGTGGACATTTCTCTTGGGTGGAACGTTTGGGCCAGAGACTGCCGGAAATGACAGGACGATTAGATCTCTTCTGGATACCTCGCTGATCTACAAACCGATGGAGGATTGGACACTGGCCTTAAATTACAACTGGGCCCGTGACGGTGGCTTCGCGGCAGGGGGTAGTAATGGAGCTGCCGATTGGCAGGGTCTCGCTGCCTACGCCGACTGGAAGGCGACTGATATGTTCGGCTTAACACTACGCACAGAATACTTTGATGACGACGTCGGTGCCCTTGGAGCTGTCGGTGCCGGCGCAACCGCCTCGGGAAAACTTTTTGAGGGGACCCTTACCTCTCATACTTATCTGATGGAAGGACTCGATCTCCGGTTTGAGTTCCGCCATGATCAGGGGAACAACAATTCCTTCCTGAGAGGAACAGGGGCGGTCCGAAAATTCCAGGATACGATCGCAAGTCAATTGGTCTACTCATTTTAG
- the amt gene encoding ammonium transporter, producing the protein MNWHKRLFVTLSTIIMGVALFPGFLHAQEVGDLKIAADTVWTLLTAFLVFWMNAGFALVESGFCREKNCVNILAKNFIVFAVSSIAYWVVGYGLMFGNGTGFIGKEGLWFLSGVDNSPATGEAYQGAYTALNWTGIPLLAKFFFQLVFAGTAATIVSGAVAERIKFLSFIVFSFLIVGIMYPITGHWIWGGGWLAAKGFFDFAGSTVVHSVGGWCALVGILFLGPRIGKYKDGKVRPVPGHNMSTATLGCLILWLGWFGFNPGSTMAADASAIAHVAVTTNMAAAIATLTATATAWILLGKPDLGMILNGTLAGLVAITAPCAFVSISSSLAIGAIAGILVVLSVVMFDKIRVDDPVGALSVHLVNGIWGTLSLGLFAQHSVLPAGLSAATFKDGLFFGGGSAQLVSQLTGIITVGLFTVLVSAIAWGLIKLVLGLRVTAEEEVEGLDFGEHGNRAYPDFQTASSIEGRA; encoded by the coding sequence ATGAACTGGCACAAGAGACTCTTTGTTACACTCTCGACAATCATCATGGGCGTGGCGTTATTTCCTGGTTTCCTTCATGCCCAGGAAGTAGGGGATCTCAAGATTGCCGCAGATACGGTATGGACACTGCTCACCGCGTTCCTCGTTTTTTGGATGAATGCGGGATTCGCGCTCGTTGAATCCGGTTTCTGTCGGGAAAAAAATTGCGTCAACATTCTGGCGAAGAATTTCATCGTCTTTGCCGTCTCCTCTATCGCCTATTGGGTCGTCGGATATGGACTGATGTTTGGAAACGGTACTGGATTCATTGGAAAGGAAGGGCTCTGGTTCCTTTCCGGCGTCGATAATAGCCCGGCAACCGGTGAGGCGTATCAGGGAGCCTACACAGCGCTGAACTGGACCGGAATTCCTCTCCTCGCAAAGTTCTTTTTTCAGCTCGTTTTTGCCGGAACGGCAGCAACGATTGTTTCTGGTGCTGTTGCCGAGCGAATCAAGTTCCTCTCATTCATTGTCTTTTCCTTTTTGATTGTCGGGATCATGTACCCGATCACCGGACACTGGATCTGGGGGGGCGGCTGGTTGGCGGCGAAGGGATTTTTCGACTTTGCCGGTTCAACGGTCGTCCATTCAGTGGGTGGTTGGTGTGCCCTGGTCGGTATCCTCTTTCTGGGTCCCCGTATCGGGAAGTATAAGGATGGGAAGGTTCGTCCCGTCCCCGGACACAATATGTCAACCGCTACGTTGGGCTGTCTGATCCTATGGCTCGGCTGGTTTGGTTTCAATCCCGGCTCCACGATGGCAGCCGATGCCTCCGCGATCGCGCATGTCGCCGTCACAACGAATATGGCAGCAGCGATTGCGACCCTGACGGCAACAGCAACCGCATGGATCTTGCTTGGCAAACCTGATCTCGGGATGATCTTAAACGGCACTTTAGCTGGTCTCGTAGCGATCACCGCCCCCTGTGCCTTTGTCAGCATTTCAAGTTCATTGGCTATCGGGGCGATAGCCGGTATTCTGGTTGTCCTGTCGGTTGTGATGTTCGATAAAATTCGGGTCGATGATCCGGTCGGTGCCCTTTCGGTCCATCTAGTCAACGGGATCTGGGGAACGCTTTCGTTGGGTTTGTTCGCTCAACACTCAGTCCTGCCAGCCGGTCTTTCAGCCGCCACCTTTAAGGATGGGCTCTTTTTCGGCGGAGGGAGCGCACAGCTTGTTTCCCAATTGACAGGAATCATCACCGTCGGTCTCTTCACTGTTCTCGTTTCCGCGATCGCGTGGGGCCTCATCAAGTTGGTTCTCGGTTTGAGGGTCACCGCTGAAGAAGAGGTCGAAGGGCTTGACTTTGGTGAACATGGGAATAGAGCGTATCCTGATTTCCAAACCGCCTCTTCCATTGAGGGAAGGGCATAA
- a CDS encoding P-II family nitrogen regulator, with amino-acid sequence MKKIEAIIKPFKLDEVKESLQKIGVQGMTVSEVKGFGRQKGHTELYRGAEYVVDFLPKVKVEVVVEDGQAQPVVEAIMKTAKTGKIGDGKIFISSLDEIVRIRTGETGKAAI; translated from the coding sequence ATGAAAAAAATTGAAGCGATTATCAAACCGTTCAAACTCGACGAGGTGAAGGAGTCACTCCAGAAGATAGGGGTTCAGGGAATGACGGTCAGTGAGGTCAAAGGCTTCGGGAGGCAAAAAGGACATACGGAGCTCTATCGAGGCGCTGAATATGTCGTTGATTTCCTTCCCAAAGTAAAAGTTGAGGTCGTCGTGGAGGATGGACAGGCCCAGCCTGTTGTTGAGGCGATCATGAAGACAGCCAAAACAGGGAAAATCGGAGATGGGAAAATCTTTATCTCCTCACTCGACGAAATCGTTCGAATTAGAACTGGAGAAACAGGAAAGGCTGCCATTTAG
- the glnA gene encoding type I glutamate--ammonia ligase, producing the protein MTPKEVLAFAKENKARIVDFKFIDLPGVWQHFSVPISELSESSFENGFGFDGSSIRGWQPIDASDMLIIPDPSTAVIDPFCQVPTLTMIVDVVDPITKEPYSRDPRYVARKAEAYVKSTGIGDRIFFGPEAEFFVFDSVRFDQNSQSGFYFIDSVEGKWNSGQEKLTNGQTNLGYQPRFKEGYFPVPPTDTLQDIRSEMVLELEKLGIVVECQHHEVATAGQCEIDMRFDALTPMADKLMWFKYVLKNVARRHGKTVTFMPKPIFGDNGSGMHCHQSIWKGDKPLFAGDKYGGLSEMGLHYLGGILKHAKALAGFTNPTTNSYRRLVPGFEAPVNLAYSARNRSAAIRIPIVNSPKAKRIEVRFPDPSCNGYLAFAALCMAGIDGIQNRIDPGKPLDKDLFSLSPEELATVPHMPGGLEESLKALEEDQSFLLKGDVFTKDLIEKWIEYKVENELNPVRLRPVPYEFALYFDI; encoded by the coding sequence ATGACACCGAAAGAGGTTCTGGCTTTTGCCAAGGAAAACAAGGCACGAATCGTCGATTTCAAGTTTATCGACCTTCCTGGAGTTTGGCAGCATTTTTCAGTTCCGATCAGTGAATTATCCGAATCCAGTTTTGAAAATGGATTTGGTTTTGACGGATCCTCCATTCGAGGTTGGCAACCGATTGACGCCTCGGATATGTTAATTATTCCAGATCCAAGCACTGCCGTTATTGATCCTTTCTGTCAGGTCCCAACCCTCACGATGATCGTTGATGTCGTCGATCCGATCACGAAAGAACCTTATAGTCGTGATCCGCGTTATGTCGCCCGCAAGGCAGAGGCCTACGTAAAATCAACCGGAATTGGAGATCGAATATTTTTTGGTCCTGAGGCTGAGTTTTTTGTCTTTGATTCGGTTCGGTTTGATCAGAACTCCCAGAGCGGCTTCTATTTCATCGATTCGGTAGAGGGTAAGTGGAATTCCGGTCAGGAAAAGCTTACAAATGGGCAGACCAATCTCGGTTATCAACCCCGCTTCAAGGAAGGCTATTTCCCGGTTCCCCCGACCGACACCCTTCAAGATATCCGCTCAGAAATGGTCCTGGAGCTGGAGAAGCTGGGAATCGTCGTTGAATGCCAGCACCATGAGGTCGCTACTGCGGGTCAGTGTGAAATTGACATGCGGTTTGATGCCTTGACCCCCATGGCGGACAAGCTGATGTGGTTCAAGTATGTCCTCAAAAATGTCGCACGCCGGCATGGCAAGACAGTCACCTTCATGCCGAAGCCGATTTTCGGCGACAATGGATCCGGAATGCACTGCCATCAATCGATCTGGAAAGGGGATAAACCACTGTTTGCCGGTGACAAATACGGTGGTCTCTCAGAGATGGGACTTCATTATCTGGGCGGTATCCTGAAACATGCCAAGGCGTTGGCTGGCTTTACGAATCCAACCACAAACTCCTACCGTCGGCTCGTCCCTGGTTTTGAGGCGCCCGTCAATCTGGCCTACTCAGCCCGGAACCGTTCTGCAGCGATTCGTATCCCGATCGTCAACTCGCCCAAGGCAAAGCGAATCGAGGTTCGTTTCCCAGATCCATCCTGCAATGGTTATTTGGCCTTTGCCGCACTTTGCATGGCTGGCATCGACGGGATCCAGAACCGGATCGACCCCGGAAAGCCACTTGATAAGGACCTTTTTAGCCTCTCTCCTGAAGAGCTCGCTACGGTCCCTCATATGCCGGGTGGGCTTGAGGAGTCGCTCAAGGCGCTCGAGGAAGATCAATCCTTCCTGCTCAAGGGAGATGTCTTCACGAAGGATCTCATCGAGAAGTGGATCGAGTATAAAGTAGAGAATGAATTGAATCCTGTAAGACTTCGTCCGGTTCCGTACGAGTTTGCGTTGTACTTCGACATATAG
- a CDS encoding thioredoxin domain-containing protein, with protein MKTIVLGILCALLVSCNQMKKEPSADASSNAVVPGTGAPLAKLNNEVITEDQIRKIAGTRLVMAEIDLYDARKEAIDQLVQEKLLEEESKKQGVPAPELIKKNVTDKTNVTDKEVEKFYNDNKDRFGGKGIDEMKPRIKAMLMGQKNQEKMQAYVEQLKKKAKVEYLIAAPKLEIPEGDAPALGPKDAPIRLVEYTDYECPFCGRARDAVNQVLKEYKGKVRYVIKDFPLSFHKNAFKAHEAAHCAGDQGKYWEMNKKIWGNQRAITEEDLKKYASEIQLKTNNFEECMSSGKFASLIRQNVQEGQDVGVSGTPAFFINGRPLSGARPFEAFKEIIDGQLSQQ; from the coding sequence ATGAAAACAATCGTTCTTGGCATTCTATGCGCCCTTCTCGTTTCATGCAATCAGATGAAGAAAGAACCATCGGCGGACGCCTCATCCAACGCAGTCGTTCCGGGGACAGGCGCACCGCTTGCCAAACTCAACAACGAAGTCATTACAGAGGATCAGATCCGAAAGATTGCCGGAACGAGACTCGTGATGGCGGAGATTGATCTCTACGACGCACGCAAAGAAGCGATCGATCAACTCGTTCAGGAAAAACTTCTCGAAGAGGAATCAAAAAAGCAGGGGGTCCCTGCACCCGAACTGATCAAGAAGAATGTAACGGACAAGACAAATGTGACCGATAAAGAGGTCGAGAAATTTTATAACGACAACAAGGATCGATTTGGCGGGAAGGGAATTGATGAAATGAAGCCCCGGATCAAGGCGATGCTGATGGGCCAGAAAAATCAGGAAAAGATGCAGGCCTATGTCGAGCAACTCAAGAAAAAGGCGAAGGTGGAGTACCTTATTGCAGCTCCGAAGCTTGAAATCCCGGAGGGGGATGCCCCGGCCCTTGGACCAAAAGACGCCCCAATTCGTCTCGTGGAATATACCGACTATGAGTGTCCCTTTTGCGGTCGAGCGCGCGACGCCGTCAACCAGGTCTTAAAGGAATATAAGGGGAAGGTTCGCTACGTCATTAAGGACTTCCCCCTCTCCTTCCACAAAAACGCCTTCAAGGCGCATGAAGCGGCTCACTGCGCGGGGGATCAGGGGAAGTATTGGGAGATGAATAAAAAGATCTGGGGAAATCAAAGGGCGATCACCGAAGAGGATCTCAAAAAATATGCCTCTGAGATTCAGTTAAAAACAAATAATTTTGAGGAATGTATGAGCTCAGGCAAATTTGCCTCCCTTATTCGACAGAATGTTCAAGAGGGGCAGGATGTCGGTGTCTCAGGGACGCCAGCCTTTTTTATTAACGGCCGGCCACTGTCCGGGGCACGGCCGTTCGAGGCGTTTAAGGAAATTATTGACGGGCAGCTCTCGCAGCAATAA
- the serS gene encoding serine--tRNA ligase, with the protein MLDIRFVLENIPKVRESLAKKGFRFDPSDLEHLNDQRKKLQKEFDDLRFEQNQVSKEVPLRKKEKKPVDDLMEKMKVVADRVKKIGEESSRIEGKINEILLTLPNLPHPSVPVGTDASFNKEVRKWGEIRKFSFKPREHWEIGETLKILDFNAASKIAGSRFVVYRGLGARLERALINFMLDLHTQKHGYEEIWPPSMANTRSLTGTANLPKFEADLYKTTEGLYLIPTAEVPLTNLYQDEVLKEEGLPISVTAFTPCFRSEAGAAGKDTQGLIRQHQFNKVELMKFATPETSYEELEKLLSHAEKVLQLLEIPYRVVTLCSGDMSFASAKTYDIEVWLPGQNEGKGAYREISSCSNFEDFQARRVNTRYKPKDGGKPRLVHTLNGSGLAIGRTVAAILENFQDEKGFKIPKTLQPYLGVERIG; encoded by the coding sequence GTGCTCGATATTCGATTCGTCCTCGAAAACATCCCGAAGGTTCGTGAGTCTTTGGCCAAGAAGGGGTTCCGGTTTGACCCCTCTGATCTTGAGCACCTAAACGATCAAAGGAAAAAACTCCAAAAAGAATTCGACGACCTTCGATTTGAGCAGAATCAGGTTTCGAAGGAGGTCCCCCTTCGTAAAAAAGAGAAAAAACCGGTCGATGACCTGATGGAAAAGATGAAGGTCGTTGCCGACCGCGTGAAAAAGATCGGAGAAGAGTCGTCCCGGATCGAGGGGAAAATTAATGAAATTCTTCTGACCCTCCCCAATCTTCCCCATCCTTCCGTTCCGGTTGGAACGGATGCCTCGTTCAACAAAGAAGTCCGAAAGTGGGGGGAGATCCGAAAGTTTTCCTTTAAACCTCGTGAGCATTGGGAGATCGGTGAGACCCTCAAAATTCTAGATTTTAACGCGGCGTCGAAGATAGCGGGGAGTCGGTTTGTTGTTTATCGAGGTCTTGGGGCACGGCTCGAGCGGGCCTTGATTAATTTCATGCTCGACCTCCACACCCAGAAGCATGGCTACGAAGAGATCTGGCCTCCCTCCATGGCAAATACCCGCTCCCTGACCGGCACTGCCAACCTCCCAAAATTCGAGGCGGATCTCTACAAGACGACCGAAGGGCTCTATCTGATCCCGACGGCAGAGGTTCCCCTCACGAATCTCTATCAGGATGAAGTTTTGAAGGAAGAAGGGCTTCCGATCTCTGTCACCGCCTTTACCCCCTGTTTTCGGAGTGAGGCAGGGGCCGCCGGCAAGGACACGCAGGGGTTGATTCGCCAGCATCAGTTTAACAAGGTAGAGCTCATGAAGTTTGCCACCCCGGAGACCTCTTATGAGGAGCTTGAGAAATTACTGTCCCACGCCGAAAAGGTTTTGCAACTTCTGGAGATCCCGTACCGTGTTGTGACCCTTTGCTCCGGTGATATGAGTTTCGCCTCGGCGAAGACCTATGACATCGAGGTCTGGCTCCCGGGGCAAAATGAAGGGAAGGGGGCGTATCGGGAAATCTCCTCCTGTTCCAATTTCGAAGACTTTCAGGCACGACGCGTGAATACGCGCTACAAACCAAAGGATGGCGGCAAACCGCGTCTCGTTCATACGTTAAATGGCTCCGGCCTCGCAATCGGCCGGACCGTCGCCGCAATCCTGGAAAATTTTCAGGATGAAAAAGGATTCAAAATTCCTAAGACACTTCAGCCGTACCTCGGCGTTGAGAGAATTGGTTAA
- a CDS encoding MFS transporter, with amino-acid sequence MLRKAFSFMKLAPAIPRLSGTSEQIAKIYRYWRIRAFYAVFFGYAFYYVCRSNLSVAMPILRQDLGYTKTQLGAITSTFYIIYAFSKLINGPLCDRSNPRYFMGIGLLLGAIANIFFGFSSTVFFFTLFWALNGWVQTMGSPSGPKTMSNWYSISERGSYYGVYNTCHSVGAFAILFAGGFMVEHWGWRYGFVVPGLFCVLGAFFIMKRLPDRPESVGLPPIEEYHGERSPGEKDYAEGETIWHTAWHYVLKNPRIWLLSFASLFVYIIRYGLLDWSPLYLVEAKGSSVGFAGLKASALELFGIPGGIAAGFMSDKLFGARRAPVAVIFLIGVAASATALYFIPPGHGVLHALTLGLAGFFTYGPQMLVPGLAAIDYASRKAAATAVGLTGFMSYLGATMTGYLSGWLADNYGWKGGFIFWVSSALIAAVLMAFLWNSKPQMKNNRKPA; translated from the coding sequence ATGCTCCGTAAGGCCTTCTCCTTCATGAAGCTGGCGCCGGCTATTCCGCGTCTCTCCGGCACATCAGAACAAATCGCAAAAATCTATCGTTATTGGCGGATTCGAGCCTTCTACGCCGTTTTTTTTGGTTATGCCTTCTACTACGTCTGTCGAAGCAATCTCTCGGTCGCGATGCCGATCTTGAGACAGGATCTTGGTTACACTAAGACACAGCTTGGGGCGATCACATCGACCTTCTATATCATCTATGCCTTCTCCAAATTGATTAACGGTCCCCTCTGCGACCGCTCCAATCCACGCTACTTCATGGGAATCGGTCTCCTCCTCGGGGCGATCGCAAATATCTTCTTCGGTTTTTCCAGCACCGTCTTTTTCTTTACCCTTTTCTGGGCGCTCAATGGGTGGGTCCAGACGATGGGGTCTCCGAGTGGTCCGAAAACAATGTCAAACTGGTATTCCATTTCAGAACGAGGGTCCTACTACGGTGTCTACAATACTTGTCATTCCGTCGGGGCCTTTGCGATCCTCTTTGCCGGGGGATTTATGGTGGAACATTGGGGTTGGCGGTATGGATTTGTTGTGCCGGGCCTTTTCTGCGTACTTGGTGCCTTTTTTATCATGAAGCGTCTTCCCGACCGTCCGGAGTCGGTCGGACTCCCCCCAATTGAGGAATACCATGGAGAACGTTCCCCCGGAGAAAAGGACTACGCGGAAGGAGAGACGATCTGGCATACCGCATGGCATTATGTTTTAAAAAATCCGAGGATCTGGCTCCTCTCTTTTGCAAGCCTCTTTGTCTATATTATTCGTTATGGACTTCTCGATTGGTCCCCTCTGTATCTTGTTGAGGCAAAAGGATCGAGTGTCGGATTTGCGGGGCTCAAAGCGAGTGCACTCGAGCTCTTTGGGATACCGGGCGGAATCGCCGCCGGATTTATGTCAGATAAGTTGTTTGGTGCCCGTCGGGCACCGGTGGCAGTGATCTTTCTGATCGGTGTTGCGGCCTCAGCGACGGCACTTTATTTTATCCCGCCGGGGCACGGTGTTCTCCATGCCTTGACACTCGGGCTGGCTGGGTTTTTTACCTATGGACCTCAGATGCTTGTCCCTGGATTAGCTGCGATTGATTACGCCTCCCGAAAGGCGGCGGCAACTGCAGTCGGGTTGACTGGCTTTATGAGTTACCTTGGGGCGACGATGACAGGTTACTTGAGTGGATGGCTTGCAGACAATTACGGGTGGAAAGGTGGATTTATCTTCTGGGTCTCCTCAGCCCTGATCGCTGCTGTTTTGATGGCCTTTCTCTGGAATTCGAAGCCACAGATGAAAAATAATCGAAAACCGGCCTAG